Sequence from the Deinococcus radiotolerans genome:
GCGGGCCCACCTCGCCCTTCTCCAGCAGTTCGTGCGCGGCGTCCGCCGACAGGCGTTCCACCCGCAGCAGGTAGTGCAGCGCGGTCGCCTGACCGTCGAAGCGGCGTGGGTGCGGGTCTCCCTCGACCCGCAGGTCCAGCCAGGGCACGCCCGCCTCAGAGGTCACGCAGGTCCTCCCACAGCTGCCAGCCGACGCCGTCGGGGGTGCTCTCCAGCAGCGGTCCCAGCAGCTGGCTGGCTGCCCGGGCGTCGGCGTGCAGCGCGTCGTTGTCCGGGCGGGGTTCGTACACGCGCAGCACGGTGAACTGGTAGAACGCCTGCGACGCGGTCGGCTCGCCATTCTCGAAGAACGCGAACGGCGCGTTCACGGTGTCCCACAGGACGTGCGCGCTTTCCTGATCGCCTCCGTGGTCGCCAGGTTCAGGTAGGTCCAGCTCGTGCGGCAGGAAGGTCTCCAGGTCGATCTCGGCCTCCTGCGGGTGCCACACGTACCCCTGAAGCAGTCGGACGGCGGCGCGACCACCGGGGCGCGATTCACTGATGCTCACGAGGCACAGCATACCCGCCCGCCGCGTCTCCCGTGTGTCCGCCCGCCCACTCGAACGCGGCCAGCGCGTCCGGCACGCGCCAGTCCAGTAGCGCGCGCGGCACACCCCAGCGGCTCAGCAGGGCCGGACCGTCCAGCGGCGCCGCCTCCACTGCGCGGCCCACCTCGCGCCACACGCCGCTACGGAAGGGCCGCAGCGGCCCGGAACCGAGCGCCTCGCGCACCAGGGTCAGCGTCCTGAGAGGATCAGCCTGACCGGTCAGCAGCGCCGCGCGGGCTTCGAGCGTCAGGAGCTGCGCGTCCACGCCCGGGTCCGCCGGGGCGCCCCCTGGTGCGGGGCGGCGCAGCAGCGCGTGCGCGCGGTTCACGCTGGCCAGCGCGGCGTCCGGCTGCCCAGCACGCAGCTGGGCCTCGGCCAGCATGGCGCGCGCCTGAGCCTCCTCGTACGGGTGGTCGGCCAGCGTCAGGGCCTCACGGACGCGCGCGGCGGCCAGCGCGGCATCCGGCGTGGCCAGGGCCAGACTGAGGAGCATGTCAAAGCGCAGCGTCACCTCCCGGTCGGCTGTCCCGGCGGGCTCCTCCAGCAGCGCTTGCAGCAGGTTGCGGGCGCAGGTGAGGTCGGCGTTGTCGGCCGCCGCGCCGCCCAGCGGCGGTAGGTACGGCACGCCCAGACCCCGCGTCAGGTACGTCAGGGCCGCCCGGTAGCGGGTGCGGCGCTCCCGGTACCCCACCTCGGCCGGGCGGGACTCGCTGCGCGACAGGAGCGTTAGCGCCTGCGCCGCTTGCCGCTGCGCGTCCTCGACCCGCCCCAGCGCCAGCAGAAGCGGGACCCCTTCGGACAGCAGCCGCGCCCGCGCGACGCCGTCCACGTGACGGCGCTCATCGGGCGGCACCAGCGCCAGCGCCTCCAGCGCGTGGTCCAGGCCCTCGGCCGGGCGGCCCAGGCGGCGCAGGGTCGTTGCGGCGCGCGCCAGCACCCGCGCCTGCTCCTCGGCCGCGCCGCCTGCCGCCGCCAGGCGCCCTGCGGCGTCCAGCAGGGCGTTCAGGGCCTCCTGCGGCTGACCCAGGCGCAGCAGCAGGTCGCCCTCCTGGTACCGCGCGCGCGCTGAGAGCAGCGGGCTGGACGCCGGCACGCCCCGCAGCGCGGCCAGCGCCTCGGGCCAGCGCCCGGCGTCCTTGGCGATCAGGCCGCGCCACAGCTGCGCCCGCGGCCCCCCCCGCGCCAGCCTGGGATCCTGCGCCGCCTCGGTCGCGCCCGTCAGGTCCCCGTGCCAGCGGGCCAGCGCGGCGCGCACCAGCAGCGCGTCCACCTCCGCTGCGGCCGCCCAGGGGTCGCGGGCGTCCATGCCCGTCACGTCCGGGTGGCTCAGCTGCGCGCGCGCCGCGTCCATCCGCCCGGCTTCCAGGCTGCTCTCGGCGAGCTTCACCCTGGCCCAGCCCCGCACGGCGTCACTGCCGGATTCCAGCAGCGTGAACAGCGCGTCCCGCGCGCGCGGATCGTTGTACTCCCCGCGGCCCGCGTGGTGCATCACGACCGCCCGCGCCAGCGCCTCGCGAGCCGCGCCTGCCGCGCCCCGCAGGCGCGGCCACAGGGCCGGGAGGTGCCGGGCGTCATCCGGCCGGGCCCGCACCTGCCCGGCCAGCGCCGCCCAGTCCTCCAGGGCGGCCAGGGCGCCCAGCCGCAGCGGCCCGAAGCCCTGCCCGGCGTCCAGGGCCGCCACGGCCCGCAGCGCGCCGCGCAGCTCAGCCGCCGGAACCGCCGCCCAGGCCCGCTCGAGGGCCGGTGTGGCCCGCCAGCCGCCGGCGCCCCCCAGCAGCAGCGCCCGCACGTGCGGCGGCGCCGTCAGGGGAGAGCGGCCCAGCAGCGCCGTGAGCAGCGCCTCCGGCCAGTCCACCTGCGCGGGTGACGCCGCGTGCAGCGCGCCAGTCAGCAGCACCAGCTGCCGGGCTTCGGGATCACCGATCAGATCCGCGGGCGTGGCGCTGCCCTCGCCCGCCACGTTCGCCAGGAGGGTCAGGCGGTCCAGGTGACGGCCCGTCTCGCGGACCAGCCGGTCTGCCTCCGCCCGCGTGACCCCCAGGCGCGCCATCAGGTACCCGCGCGCCTCCGTGGGTGTGGGGGGGCGCAGCTCGATTACCTCGGTGCCCGGCGCCGCTGGCGCCTGGCCCTCCACGGCCAGCAGCACGGCCACGCCCTGCGGCGCGCGCCGCAGGAAGACCTCCGCCGCCCACGCGGCGGGCGTCACGGCCTCACCGCCCGGCAGGCGGGGCTCGCTGCCCAGCGGCGTCAGGTCCGGCGCGACCCGCACGAGCAGCGCGCCTGTTGCAGGCAGCAGCGCCCGCGCCGCGTCCAGTTGCGCCTGCGCCAGCGCGGCGTACGAGGAGCCCAGCGTGGCCGGGCGGATCAGGTCCGGCGCGTCCCCGCTGAGGCGCAGCGTTACCACCGGCACGTCTAGGGCCTTCAGCGCACGGTCCACCCGGGACAGCAGCACCGTCTTCCCCGCGCCGGGCGGGCCGCACACGATCAGCCGGGGCGCGCGGCCCGCCCGGACGCCCGCCGTGAACTGCCGGAACGCGCGTTTTTTGCTGCGGCCCAGCAGTTCCAGATCATCCGGTTGAGGGGCGGCGCTGGCCGGTTCGGCCGCCAGTGCCACCCCCACCTCCCGGGCGAGGTCCTCCAGCACGGCCCGCAGCTGCGCCTTGTCGCGCGCGGTTCCCACGTCGCGGTACACGATGTTCCGCACGCTCGACGGGTTCGCCCCCCTGGACCTCATCTGGGCTTCCAGCCAGCGCAGACTGCCGGGCACCACGCCCCCCCCGCCCGGGGGCACGTGGGCACGCAGCTGCTTGAGGATCGCCTTCCAGTTCACGTCTGCACCGAGCGTAGCACCCGCCCAGACCCAATGAACCCGGTGCAGAACAAACGGTGCGCGCCGTACCTGACGGTTCCGTCAGTTTCACGTGACGCAGCGCGTGTATAGTCTGACGCAGCATCCCAACCCAGCCAGTCCTACCGGAGGAACCCACATGCGTAAGATCGCCCTGACCCTGTCCCTTGCCCTGATCGCCACCGCGTCCGCCCAGTCCGTCCAGGCCGCCCAGTCCCTGCTGGACCAGGGCAAATGGCAGGAGGCCGCGGCGGCCGCCGCCGACCTGAACACCAGTGACAGCCTCGCCCTGGCCGCCGAGGCCACCACCGCCGGCGCCAGCCTCGTCGCCGACAGCCAGAAGAAAGCCCTGTTCGAGAAAGCCCAGGCGTACGCCAAGCAGGCCATCGCCAAGGACAAGAACAATGCCGACGCGTACTTCGAACTCGCGCGCGCGCAGGGCCGACTCGCGCAGTTCAGCGGCATCCTCCAGAGCCTCGGCCTGGCCGGCGACATGAAGAAGAACCTCGACACGGCCATCCGCCTTGACCCCAAGATGGCGGGCGCGTACGTCGCGCTGGGCCTGTGGCACGCGAACCTGATCTCCAAGGGCTTCATCGCCACCCGCGCGACCGGCGCCGACCGTAACCAGATCATCCCCAACTTCGAGAAGGCCATCGCCCTGGAACCCACGACCGCCGTGCACCGCATCGAGTACGCCAACGCCCTGATTCTCCAGGGCAAGAAGGCCGAAGCGGCCGCCCAGCTGGAAAAGGCCATCAGCTTCAACGCCACCACCTTCTGGGAAAAACGTGATGAGGAAACCGCCAAGGCGGCCCTCGCCAAGCTGAAGTAAGGCCGCCGGGCGCGCCGCCTGTGGCCCTGGGCGGGGCGGCGCGCTCGCTTGACACCCCGGGGGGGGCCGCGTAGACTTCTCCCTGCCCAGCCGCCCGGCGGCGGGTGATGGTCGGGTTCGGGGCGTAGCGCAGCCTGGTAGCGCACGTCGTTCGGGACGACGGGGTCGGAGGTTCGAATCCTCTCGCCCCGACCATCAAAGAAAGGGCCCTCCCCACCCGGGAGGGCTTTTTTTCACCCTCCTTCCAGCCCACCAGGCCCGGAGACTGCCCCATGCGCGTGTACGCGATCGCCGACCTGCACCTCGCCTTCTGCACCCCGAAACCCATGACGGTGTTTGGGCCGCAGTGGGCGGGCCACCCGCAGGCGATCTTCGACGAGTGGCGCGCCGCCGTGCGCGACGAGGATCTGGTCCTGCTGCCCGGCGACCTCTCCTGGGCGATGCGGCTACCCGAGGCGATGCAGGACCTCGCGCCCGTCGCGGCGCTGCCCGGCACGAAGGTGCTCCTGCGCGGCAACCACGACTACTGGTGGCCCACCGCCTCCAAACTGCGCGCGGCCCTGCCGGCGGGCATGCTGGCCGTCGTGAACGACGCCGTGCGGGTCGGGAAGGTCGTCGTGTGCGGCTCACGCGGCTGGATCACCCCGGGCTTCGAGCCGCTGGGCGCGGACGACGAGCGGCTCCTGACCCGTGAGGCCGAGCGCCTGAG
This genomic interval carries:
- a CDS encoding tetratricopeptide repeat protein; translated protein: MRKIALTLSLALIATASAQSVQAAQSLLDQGKWQEAAAAAADLNTSDSLALAAEATTAGASLVADSQKKALFEKAQAYAKQAIAKDKNNADAYFELARAQGRLAQFSGILQSLGLAGDMKKNLDTAIRLDPKMAGAYVALGLWHANLISKGFIATRATGADRNQIIPNFEKAIALEPTTAVHRIEYANALILQGKKAEAAAQLEKAISFNATTFWEKRDEETAKAALAKLK
- a CDS encoding metallophosphoesterase → MRVYAIADLHLAFCTPKPMTVFGPQWAGHPQAIFDEWRAAVRDEDLVLLPGDLSWAMRLPEAMQDLAPVAALPGTKVLLRGNHDYWWPTASKLRAALPAGMLAVVNDAVRVGKVVVCGSRGWITPGFEPLGADDERLLTREAERLSLSVQAARTIRQPGDHLILMLHYPPATPPYPANPITRVIDDARPDLVVYGHLHGVNPERAMRHVNGIPAHLVAADGLKFRPRLLLDTAP
- a CDS encoding DUF3208 domain-containing protein encodes the protein MLCLVSISESRPGGRAAVRLLQGYVWHPQEAEIDLETFLPHELDLPEPGDHGGDQESAHVLWDTVNAPFAFFENGEPTASQAFYQFTVLRVYEPRPDNDALHADARAASQLLGPLLESTPDGVGWQLWEDLRDL